The Bacteroidales bacterium region TATCTTGCGCTATAGATTTTAGATTTACAAGCATTAAGACGCTTAGGATCGCGAATAATAGAATTTTACTTTTCATAATGGACATGTTTTTAAATATTGTTAGCATTTGAGGGGATCTTTGCATAAGGGTTCTTCCCAACTATACTGTCCGTTGAGTGAAATTGTCATGGTTAAAAACAGAATAAATAAAAGATATTGATGCAGGTTCCAAATTTTAGCCATTTGTATTTTAGTTTTTCAGTTCATTCAGCACTGCCAGTAAAAGTCCTGCGCTTATCCGGGTTGAATAGTCGGGGTTGATGTATTCAAACAATATGGTACCCGAAGTATCAACAACGAAAACAGCAGGCACAGGAAGGAATCCTTCGTTTTTTCCGTTGGATCTGTCTTCTAACATCTCCTGATATCTTTCCGGGGGTTGAAAGGCCAATCCCATTGCCTTTGAAAAATCCCCGTTGGCATCGGAATACAAGCTGTAATTCAGCCGGTGTTTTTCGTCTGTAGCTTGAAGATTTTCAGGTGAATCCGGGCTGACAGCAATCAACTGATATCCCAGGCTAAGAATTTCCGATTCGGCCTCCTGTA contains the following coding sequences:
- a CDS encoding AhpC/TSA family protein, with amino-acid sequence MTKLLLLIALLTSMVQMQTVAQLPEKAEDISPLLYGEKIPEGLLKAPNGEKHQISGIIEKKPTVLLVYRGGWCPYCNAHLAEIQEAESEILSLGYQLIAVSPDSPENLQATDEKHRLNYSLYSDANGDFSKAMGLAFQPPERYQEMLEDRSNGKNEGFLPVPAVFVVDTSGTILFEYINPDYSTRISAGLLLAVLNELKN